Proteins from a genomic interval of Syntrophales bacterium:
- the atpB gene encoding F0F1 ATP synthase subunit A yields the protein MHPLLFLQNDFFPPHVTYTWFIMVLLLLFSFLATRRLNIYPGRFQNFMEVVIGGIDALLTDVMGPEGKKFFPLMATLTLFIFTSNLFGLIPGFDGPTNNLNTTVSMALVVFVSTHVVGVKVHGFKYIKQFMGPVWWLAPLMFPIEIISHLSRPLSLSVRLFGNMEGGHIVLAVLFVLVPLLVPLPILVLKLLIAAIQTLVFVLLSMMYIAGAMEEAH from the coding sequence ATGCACCCTTTGTTATTTCTTCAGAATGACTTTTTCCCACCACACGTTACTTACACCTGGTTTATAATGGTGCTCCTGCTTTTGTTTTCCTTTCTGGCAACACGCCGATTGAACATTTATCCGGGCAGGTTTCAGAATTTCATGGAGGTTGTTATTGGTGGTATAGATGCTCTGCTTACAGATGTCATGGGGCCTGAAGGAAAAAAGTTTTTTCCGCTTATGGCAACACTGACCCTCTTCATTTTCACTTCTAACTTGTTTGGTCTCATCCCCGGATTCGATGGGCCCACAAATAATCTCAATACGACTGTTTCCATGGCGCTGGTAGTTTTCGTTTCAACACATGTCGTCGGCGTCAAGGTCCATGGATTTAAGTATATCAAACAATTTATGGGGCCTGTATGGTGGCTGGCACCACTTATGTTTCCAATTGAGATAATCAGTCATCTGTCACGACCCCTCTCCCTTTCAGTACGATTGTTCGGAAATATGGAGGGAGGACATATTGTCCTTGCCGTGTTGTTTGTACTGGTTCCGCTTCTTGTACCGCTTCCAATTCTCGTGCTCAAACTTCTTATAGCGGCAATCCAGACACTGGTTTTCGTACTGCTGTCGATGATGTATATAGCAGGGGCGATGGAAGAAGCTCACTGA
- a CDS encoding ATP synthase subunit I: MNRTEKDHIPRKLEFRNWIILGIFLTVSLIFMSYRFTLGILLGGLISIINYYWLYQGLRKAFQRVTDKTKSAVVLKYYIRLAVTAIVLFFVITQTPVDVIGLIIGLSTVVISIIFTTVLELSKKNCAEEVK; this comes from the coding sequence ATGAACCGCACAGAAAAAGACCACATCCCAAGAAAGCTTGAGTTTAGAAACTGGATTATTCTCGGAATATTTCTCACAGTCAGCTTAATCTTTATGTCATACAGATTTACTCTTGGGATACTGTTGGGTGGACTTATAAGCATTATAAATTATTACTGGCTTTATCAGGGCCTTCGAAAGGCATTTCAGAGGGTCACGGATAAGACAAAGTCGGCTGTAGTATTGAAGTACTACATCAGACTTGCCGTCACGGCGATTGTGCTTTTTTTTGTCATTACACAAACACCTGTCGACGTGATTGGTTTAATAATCGGGCTTTCCACAGTTGTAATAAGCATCATATTTACAACAGTTCTTGAACTTTCAAAAAAAAACTGCGCTGAGGAGGTCAAATAA
- a CDS encoding AtpZ/AtpI family protein, with protein sequence MDKGTRKSMVQMAYVSSLGFAMVIMSAGGLLFGAYLDRKLGTGHKLALLFFLIGTIAGFRNVYVVIKKNFRDEKPIIKLLKYEPHRKRPHPKKA encoded by the coding sequence ATGGATAAGGGAACAAGAAAATCCATGGTCCAGATGGCTTATGTTAGCAGTCTCGGCTTTGCAATGGTCATCATGAGTGCCGGGGGTCTCCTTTTTGGAGCATATCTGGATAGGAAACTGGGGACAGGACATAAACTTGCACTGTTATTTTTTCTTATAGGAACTATTGCGGGATTCAGGAATGTATATGTTGTAATCAAAAAGAACTTCAGGGATGAAAAGCCTATAATAAAGCTTTTAAAATATGAACCGCACAGAAAAAGACCACATCCCAAGAAAGCTTGA
- a CDS encoding GDP-L-fucose synthase: protein MKKKDRTQFPDYDFSSKRIAVTGGKGFLGRHLIKKLTDKGCRHIASFGSSKYNLLNLKDIKRMYDDTKPDIVIHLSARVGGIGFNLENPASLFYENLMMGTQLLHEGYLCNIEKFVAIGTICAYPKFTPVPFKEDDLWNGYPEETNAPYGLAKKMMLVQSQAYRQQYGFNSIFLLPVNLYGPGDNFDPTSSHVIPALIKKCVDATLNNENNIVVWGTGEITREFLYVEDAAEAIALATQKYDKSEPVNIGAGFEISIKELVELIVELTDFQGKTVWDDTKPDGQPRRTLDTTKALKEFGFKAKTSLREGLKKTIEWYKKVG, encoded by the coding sequence ATGAAGAAAAAAGACCGGACCCAATTTCCAGATTACGACTTTTCATCCAAACGAATTGCTGTTACCGGCGGTAAGGGATTCTTGGGCAGGCATCTCATCAAAAAGCTGACCGATAAAGGGTGCCGGCATATCGCTTCGTTCGGTTCGTCGAAATACAATCTCTTAAATCTTAAAGACATAAAGCGGATGTATGATGATACAAAACCGGACATTGTCATTCATTTATCCGCAAGAGTTGGTGGTATCGGATTCAATCTGGAAAATCCCGCCTCCTTATTCTATGAAAATCTGATGATGGGCACACAACTCCTCCACGAAGGATACCTGTGTAATATCGAAAAATTTGTGGCCATAGGAACCATCTGCGCCTATCCCAAATTTACACCTGTTCCTTTCAAGGAAGATGATCTGTGGAACGGCTATCCCGAGGAAACAAATGCACCGTATGGTCTCGCCAAAAAGATGATGCTGGTTCAATCACAGGCCTACCGTCAGCAGTACGGATTCAATTCCATTTTTCTTCTTCCAGTCAATCTTTACGGCCCCGGAGATAATTTTGACCCCACATCATCACATGTTATACCTGCGCTTATAAAAAAATGCGTTGATGCAACTTTAAATAATGAGAACAACATCGTCGTCTGGGGAACAGGGGAAATTACCCGTGAATTTCTATATGTGGAGGATGCCGCCGAGGCGATCGCACTTGCCACCCAAAAATATGATAAAAGTGAACCTGTTAATATAGGTGCCGGTTTCGAAATCTCAATCAAAGAGCTGGTTGAATTGATTGTGGAACTGACAGATTTTCAGGGGAAAACAGTATGGGATGATACGAAACCGGACGGCCAGCCACGCAGGACACTGGATACCACAAAGGCTCTCAAGGAATTCGGCTTTAAAGCAAAGACCTCTCTCAGGGAGGGATTGAAAAAGACGATTGAATGGTACAAAAAAGTTGGCTGA